A genome region from Hevea brasiliensis isolate MT/VB/25A 57/8 chromosome 7, ASM3005281v1, whole genome shotgun sequence includes the following:
- the LOC110655872 gene encoding patatin-like protein 2 yields MCLKSMLDIHDVTVHALAILYIPKLHAQLHSHSQLVLINLLYEDRELSSLDSNMATGSTTLTQGKKITVLSIDGGGIRGIIPGIILASLESKLQDLDGPDARIADYFDIIAGTSTGGLITTMLTAPNEDKKPMYQAKDIKDFYLENCPKIFPKESRDNYDPIHSIGPIYDGEYLRELCNNLLKDLTVKDTLTDVIIPTFDIKLLLPVIFSSDDAKCNALKNARLADVCISTSAAPVLLPAHSFTTEDDKNIHTFELIDGGVAATNPTLLALTHIRNEIIRQNPRFIGANLTESKSRLVLSLGTGKSEYKEKYNADMTSKWRLYNWALYNGNSPAVDIFSNASADMVDFHLSALFKSLDCEDYYLRIQDDTLTGEESSGHIATEENLQRLVEIGTELLEKQESRINLDTGRLESIPGAPTNEAAIAKFAKLLSEERKLRQLK; encoded by the exons ATGTGTCTTAAGTCTATGTTGGACATCCATGATGTTACTGTTCATGCATTGGCCATACTATATATACCAAAGCTTCATGCACAACTACATTCACATTCACAATTGGTATTAATTAATTTGCTATACGAGGACAGAGAATTAAGTTCTCTTGACAGCAACATGGCTACTGGTAGTACTACTTTGACGCAAGGAAAGAAGATAACAGTGTTAAGCATTGATGGAGGTGGGATTAGAGGGATCATTCCTGGTATCATTCTTGCTTCCCTTGAATCCAAGCTTCAG GATCTGGATGGACCAGATGCAAGAATTGCAGATTATTTTGATATAATTGCAGGGACAAGTACCGGTGGGCTGATAACCACCATGCTTACAGCTCCAAACGAGGATAAAAAACCTATGTACCAAGCAAAAGACATAAAGGACTTTTATTTGGAAAACTGCCCCAAGATTTTCCCAAAGGAAAG TCGAGATAATTACGATCCTATCCATTCAATAGGACCCATTTATGATGGAGAATATCTGCGAGAATTGTGTAACAATTTGCTCAAGGACTTGACCGTAAAAGATACCTTGACAGATGTGATTATACCTACATTTGACATCAAGCTTCTTCTCCCAGTCATCTTCTCATCTGATGAT GCGAAATGTAATGCTCTGAAAAATGCTAGGCTAGCTGATGTCTGCATCAGCACCTCTGCAGCTCCAGTTCTCTTACCAGCACATTCCTTTACCACCGAGGATGATAAAAATATTCACACTTTTGAACTCATTGATGGTGGGGTTGCTGCGACCAATCCT ACACTACTAGCACTAACCCACATCCGCAACGAGATCATAAGGCAAAATCCTCGGTTCATTGGTGCAAACTTGACGGAGAGCAAGAGCAGGCTAGTGCTATCACTGGGAACTGGCAAATccgagtacaaagaaaaatacaatGCAGACATGACATCTAAATGGCGTTTGTATAATTGGGCCCTTTACAACGGCAATTCACCAGCGGTTGACATATTTAGTAATGCTAGCGCAGATATGGTTGACTTCCATCTCTCTGCCCTTTTTAAGTCCTTGGATTGTGAGGATTATTACCTGCGCATTCAG GATGATACGCTGACGGGTGAAGAATCATCAGGTCATATAGCAACCGAGGAGAATTTGCAAAGGCTTGTGGAAATTGGAACTGAGCTCCTGGAGAAGCAGGAGTCAAGGATTAATTTGGATACTGGCAGGCTTGAAAGCATTCCAGGGGCCCCTACTAATGAAGCAGCTATAGCTAAATTTGCAAAGCTGCTTTCAGAGGAACGAAAGCTCCGTCAACTCAAATGA